From the Aquitalea magnusonii genome, one window contains:
- the cysS gene encoding cysteine--tRNA ligase — translation MLNVYNTLTRQKEEFHPIEPGKVRMYVCGMTVYDLCHIGHARMLAAFDVIYRWLKASGYDVNYVRNITDIEDKIIKRALERGITPDQLVAETIADMHQDAAALNLLPPTHEPRATHHVGGMIALIEQLIANGKAYPAPNGDVYYAVREFESYGKLSGRTLDKLRAGERVEIDPNKRDPLDFVLWKAAKPGEPSWDSPWGAGRPGWHIECSVMSCHHLGEHFDIHGGGEDLQFPHHENEIAQSEGAHGHKYVNYWLHNGFINVDGEKMSKSLGNFFTIRDVLQHFDGEVVRFFIVRSHYRSPVNYTDSILNDAKQGLTRLYTALRGLALPHSTGIDWSNPYAARFKAAMDDDFSSSEAVAVLFELAGEVNKSRDVQLARLMKDLGGVLGLLQREPEEFLKAGAGEGELTAEQIEALIQARRDARANKNWAESDRIRDELIAKGVVLEDNAQGTSWRRA, via the coding sequence ATGCTGAACGTGTACAACACCCTGACTCGCCAGAAAGAAGAGTTCCATCCCATCGAACCGGGCAAGGTGCGTATGTATGTGTGTGGCATGACGGTGTACGACCTCTGTCATATCGGCCATGCCCGCATGCTGGCCGCCTTTGACGTGATCTACCGCTGGCTCAAGGCCTCCGGCTACGATGTCAATTATGTGCGCAACATCACCGACATCGAAGACAAGATCATCAAGCGTGCGCTGGAGCGTGGCATTACGCCGGACCAGTTGGTGGCGGAAACCATCGCCGACATGCATCAGGATGCCGCCGCGCTGAACCTGCTGCCGCCAACGCACGAGCCGCGCGCCACGCACCATGTGGGCGGCATGATTGCGCTGATCGAACAACTGATTGCCAATGGCAAAGCCTATCCGGCTCCCAATGGCGACGTGTACTACGCCGTGCGTGAGTTCGAGAGCTACGGCAAGCTGTCCGGCCGTACGCTGGACAAGCTGCGCGCCGGTGAGCGCGTGGAAATCGACCCCAACAAGCGCGACCCGCTGGACTTCGTGCTGTGGAAGGCCGCCAAACCGGGCGAGCCGTCCTGGGACAGCCCGTGGGGTGCAGGCCGTCCGGGCTGGCATATCGAATGCTCGGTGATGAGCTGTCATCACCTGGGCGAGCACTTCGACATTCACGGTGGCGGCGAAGACCTGCAATTCCCGCACCATGAAAACGAAATCGCCCAGTCCGAGGGCGCGCATGGCCATAAATATGTGAATTACTGGCTGCACAACGGCTTCATCAATGTCGATGGCGAGAAGATGTCCAAATCGCTGGGCAATTTCTTCACCATCCGCGACGTACTGCAGCATTTTGACGGCGAAGTGGTGCGTTTCTTCATTGTGCGCAGCCACTACCGCAGCCCGGTCAACTACACCGACAGCATCCTCAACGATGCCAAGCAGGGCCTGACCCGCCTGTACACCGCGCTGCGTGGCTTGGCTTTGCCGCACAGCACGGGCATTGACTGGAGCAACCCGTACGCTGCGCGCTTCAAGGCAGCGATGGACGACGACTTCAGCTCCTCCGAAGCCGTGGCGGTGCTGTTTGAGCTGGCCGGGGAAGTCAACAAGAGCCGCGATGTGCAACTGGCCCGCCTGATGAAGGACCTGGGCGGTGTGCTGGGCCTGCTGCAGCGCGAGCCGGAGGAATTCCTCAAGGCCGGAGCAGGTGAAGGCGAATTGACTGCCGAGCAGATCGAAGCCCTGATCCAGGCGCGTCGTGATGCGCGTGCCAACAAGAACTGGGCCGAGTCCGACCGTATCCGTGACGAGCTGATCGCCAAGGGGGTGGTGCTGGAAGACAATGCGCAGGGCACCAGCTGGCGTCGTGCCTGA
- a CDS encoding enoyl-CoA hydratase/isomerase family protein, with protein MSQYQTLDIHRSGSTATVWMNRPELHNALNETLIAELTAAFKALQLDDSVRVIVLAGHGKSFSAGADLDWMRRAAGYSEAENLADAQRLAAMLKAIYRSQKPVIARIHGPAIAGGTGLATVCDIAIATDAARFGLTEVRLGLIPATIGPYVADAIGWRQARRYFLSAERIDAATAARIGLVHEVVAADMLDQRIADIASELAKGAPRALGAAKDLLAELHEGSPWDDDLLADTASRIASTRSGQEAREGLAAFFDKRPPAWQQEQ; from the coding sequence ATGAGCCAGTATCAGACTCTTGATATCCATCGCAGCGGCAGCACCGCCACCGTCTGGATGAATCGCCCGGAACTGCACAATGCGCTGAACGAAACGCTGATTGCCGAGCTGACCGCCGCCTTCAAGGCCCTGCAACTGGACGACAGCGTGCGCGTCATCGTACTGGCCGGTCACGGCAAAAGCTTTTCCGCCGGGGCTGACCTGGACTGGATGCGCCGCGCCGCCGGCTACAGCGAGGCAGAAAACCTGGCCGATGCCCAGCGCCTGGCCGCCATGCTCAAGGCCATTTACCGCAGCCAGAAGCCGGTGATCGCCCGCATCCACGGCCCGGCCATTGCCGGTGGCACCGGCCTGGCTACCGTATGTGACATTGCCATTGCCACCGACGCCGCCCGCTTCGGCCTGACTGAAGTGCGCTTGGGCCTGATTCCGGCCACCATCGGCCCTTATGTGGCCGATGCCATCGGCTGGCGGCAGGCGCGGCGCTACTTCCTGTCGGCCGAGCGCATTGACGCCGCCACTGCCGCCCGTATCGGCCTTGTACATGAAGTTGTCGCCGCCGACATGCTGGACCAGCGCATCGCCGACATCGCCAGCGAACTGGCCAAAGGCGCACCACGCGCACTGGGGGCAGCCAAAGACCTGCTGGCCGAACTGCATGAAGGCTCACCCTGGGATGACGACCTGCTGGCCGACACCGCCAGCCGCATTGCCAGTACCCGCAGCGGACAGGAAGCCCGCGAAGGTCTGGCCGCCTTCTTCGACAAACGCCCGCCCGCCTGGCAACAAGAACAATAA
- a CDS encoding hydroxymethylglutaryl-CoA lyase, with amino-acid sequence MPTVKIVEVGPRDGLQNEKQQVDTASKLELIRRLAASGLTTIEAGAFVSPKWVPQMADSLHILQALELSGSVNYPVLVPNDKGMEQALAAGVREIAVFGAASEGFSQKNINASIAESLARFDSVMATARREGIRVRGYVSCVVDCPYEGPIAPAKVAEVAARLLDMGCYEISLGDTIGTATPNRALDMLEAVSKLVPIAQLAGHFHDTYGMAISNIHACFQAGIRTFDSSIAGLGGCPYARGASGNVATEDVVYLMHGLGVDCGIDLPSLVQTAWFAAGLLGRAPTSKVAQAMATVH; translated from the coding sequence ATGCCAACCGTAAAAATCGTCGAAGTCGGCCCGCGCGACGGGCTACAGAACGAAAAGCAGCAGGTGGATACCGCCAGCAAGCTGGAACTGATTCGCCGCCTGGCTGCCAGCGGCCTCACCACCATCGAGGCCGGTGCTTTTGTCTCGCCCAAGTGGGTGCCGCAGATGGCTGACAGCTTGCACATACTGCAAGCACTGGAGCTGTCCGGGTCGGTAAATTACCCGGTGCTGGTGCCCAACGACAAAGGCATGGAACAGGCTCTGGCAGCTGGCGTGCGTGAAATCGCTGTGTTTGGTGCCGCCAGTGAAGGCTTCAGCCAGAAAAACATCAATGCCAGCATTGCCGAAAGCCTGGCCCGCTTTGACAGCGTGATGGCTACTGCCCGGCGCGAGGGCATCCGCGTGCGCGGCTATGTGTCCTGCGTGGTGGATTGCCCCTATGAAGGGCCGATTGCCCCGGCCAAGGTGGCAGAAGTGGCTGCCCGTCTGCTGGACATGGGCTGTTACGAAATTTCGCTGGGCGACACCATTGGCACTGCCACCCCCAACCGGGCGCTGGACATGCTGGAAGCAGTCAGCAAGCTTGTGCCAATTGCACAACTGGCAGGTCACTTCCACGATACCTACGGCATGGCCATCAGCAATATTCATGCTTGTTTTCAGGCTGGCATCAGAACATTCGATTCCTCGATTGCCGGGCTGGGCGGCTGCCCGTATGCTCGTGGGGCATCCGGCAATGTGGCCACCGAAGACGTGGTGTACCTGATGCATGGCCTGGGCGTGGACTGTGGCATAGACTTGCCCTCCCTGGTGCAAACCGCCTGGTTTGCCGCCGGTCTACTGGGCCGCGCCCCCACCTCGAAAGTGGCGCAGGCCATGGCAACGGTCCACTGA
- a CDS encoding hemerythrin domain-containing protein has protein sequence MKRSPALTPLSRDHHHALSLAMQAGKAARSDDADQWQRAADNIRQHYRQTLQAHFAEEERALLPALAQAGNAQLVQRTLDEHAHLHQLMQHANLASPGLLQDFAAAMSAHVRFEERELFTLAETLPAVMAALQR, from the coding sequence ATGAAACGCAGCCCCGCCCTTACTCCCCTCTCGCGCGATCACCACCATGCCCTGTCGCTGGCCATGCAGGCCGGCAAGGCGGCCCGTAGCGATGATGCCGACCAGTGGCAGCGCGCCGCCGACAACATCAGGCAGCATTACCGGCAAACCCTGCAAGCCCACTTTGCCGAAGAAGAACGCGCCCTGTTGCCTGCCCTGGCACAAGCCGGCAATGCACAGTTGGTGCAGCGCACGCTGGATGAACATGCTCATCTGCATCAGCTGATGCAGCATGCAAACCTGGCCAGTCCGGGCCTGCTGCAGGACTTTGCCGCTGCCATGAGCGCCCATGTCCGCTTTGAGGAGCGCGAGCTGTTTACCCTGGCGGAAACTCTGCCGGCAGTCATGGCGGCCTTGCAGCGCTGA
- a CDS encoding 6-phosphofructokinase encodes MNQPRLLYLQSGGPTAVLNASAQGVIETARKLGISVYAARDGLAGLLEDRLVNTDGVSDHDIARLGFLPGGHFGVSRRMIGRFDECPEDWLRMKAVLARHGIHYLLINGGNGSLGCAARLADFQRHTGHALHVIGIPKTIDNDLVGTDNSPGYGSAAKFLASTMLEVGMDMISMGRGRVFIMEAMGRHTGWLAAAPAAARIHGGQAPHIVLLPEVPFDQDKFLAAVDASLAAHGQCAISVAEGLVDAAGRFVTEANASAIYGHEQLGGVGSWLAALLKRERGLSAHVAQVDYLQRAAGHLVSATDAAQAYQMGKKGVEWLQAGRSGVMAGIRRLSDHPYRWEVADFPLSEVGDLEKAFPPHFISADGYGVTQAFLDYLLPLMEGERMPPFRQGVPDYRRIEWPPV; translated from the coding sequence ATGAACCAGCCTCGCCTGCTGTATCTGCAATCCGGTGGCCCCACCGCCGTACTCAATGCCTCGGCGCAAGGGGTGATAGAAACCGCGCGCAAGCTGGGCATCTCGGTGTATGCCGCCCGCGACGGGCTGGCTGGCCTGCTGGAGGACCGGCTGGTGAATACCGATGGCGTTTCCGACCACGACATCGCCCGGCTGGGTTTTCTGCCTGGCGGGCATTTTGGTGTCAGCCGCCGCATGATAGGCCGTTTCGATGAATGTCCCGAAGACTGGCTGCGCATGAAAGCGGTGCTGGCGCGTCACGGCATTCATTATCTGCTGATCAATGGCGGCAACGGCTCGCTGGGCTGTGCCGCCCGGCTGGCGGATTTCCAGCGTCATACCGGTCATGCGCTGCATGTGATCGGCATTCCCAAAACCATAGACAACGATCTGGTCGGGACTGACAACAGCCCCGGCTATGGCTCGGCGGCCAAGTTTCTGGCCAGCACCATGCTGGAAGTGGGCATGGACATGATCAGCATGGGCCGCGGCCGGGTATTCATCATGGAGGCCATGGGCCGCCATACCGGCTGGCTGGCGGCGGCACCGGCGGCGGCGCGCATTCACGGCGGACAGGCACCGCATATCGTGCTGCTGCCGGAAGTGCCGTTTGATCAGGACAAGTTTCTGGCTGCGGTGGATGCCAGTCTGGCGGCGCATGGCCAGTGCGCCATTTCGGTGGCGGAAGGCCTGGTGGATGCCGCCGGGCGCTTTGTCACCGAGGCCAATGCTTCGGCCATTTATGGCCATGAGCAACTAGGCGGGGTGGGGAGCTGGCTGGCGGCGCTGCTCAAGCGTGAGCGCGGCCTGTCCGCCCATGTGGCGCAGGTGGATTATCTGCAACGCGCAGCCGGGCATCTGGTGTCGGCCACCGATGCCGCCCAGGCTTACCAGATGGGGAAAAAGGGTGTGGAATGGCTGCAGGCCGGCCGCAGTGGTGTGATGGCGGGTATCCGCCGCCTGTCCGATCACCCCTACCGCTGGGAAGTGGCCGACTTTCCGCTCTCTGAGGTGGGCGATCTGGAAAAAGCTTTCCCACCGCACTTCATCTCTGCCGATGGTTATGGCGTGACCCAGGCTTTTCTGGACTACCTGCTGCCGCTGATGGAGGGCGAGCGCATGCCGCCCTTCCGTCAGGGCGTGCCGGATTACCGCCGTATTGAATGGCCGCCGGTGTGA
- a CDS encoding ArnT family glycosyltransferase encodes MLTYSPQNATVPVPTEKPWVLLLLCFIWLWPGIIGHDPWKPDEPYVMAVVEGMLRSGNWLLPTIQGVPYLESPPLYYWVAAGLARLFSPWLLPAHDAARLATPLFMALGLTLAGMTGRDLIGRRHGRSVVMILIGCLGLIVTGHQMTPMVATFTGFAAAFYALSLTLRSPGLAGAILGAGSAALFLSASLLEVMLVWAVVIFLPAFTAWRNKRYAITVFMALLVALPVALIWPLELARGYPALFRLWWEHHALGPLDGFGKVSLFHGFGYYTFNTIWFAWPAWPLAAWTLYRNRKYELPMLQLPLMFFAVVLIMLTLSERKSMDYAMPLLLPLALLAAVELDNLRRGAAAFLNWFGLMAFGVFGLLIWAGWAAMNYGWPERLAGRAQYFSPYYVPHVSVLAAVFAVLATITWIWAVTRSHLRGRQAITNWAAGLTLCWGLALSLWLPWLDAAKSYRPVVESMRRALPAVVADNTQCIATERQNMVARISWHYYAGIDLVAYPAGESSPCDYLLLMRSRSEGLAEPGWALLWQGSRPREKYELFGLFRRSAH; translated from the coding sequence ATGCTGACGTACTCCCCGCAAAACGCCACCGTTCCCGTTCCCACCGAAAAACCCTGGGTACTGTTATTGCTGTGCTTTATCTGGCTGTGGCCGGGCATTATCGGCCATGATCCCTGGAAGCCAGACGAGCCCTATGTGATGGCCGTGGTGGAAGGCATGCTGCGCAGTGGCAACTGGCTGCTGCCCACCATACAGGGGGTGCCTTATCTGGAGTCGCCACCGCTGTACTACTGGGTGGCTGCCGGGCTGGCCCGATTGTTTTCGCCATGGCTGCTGCCGGCGCATGATGCTGCCCGGCTGGCGACACCGCTATTCATGGCGCTGGGTTTGACGCTGGCCGGCATGACCGGGCGCGACCTGATCGGCCGCCGCCATGGTCGCAGCGTGGTGATGATCCTGATTGGCTGCCTGGGCCTGATTGTCACCGGTCACCAGATGACGCCGATGGTGGCCACTTTCACCGGTTTTGCCGCTGCATTTTATGCGCTGTCGCTCACCCTGCGCTCACCCGGTCTGGCCGGGGCCATCCTGGGCGCGGGCAGTGCCGCGCTGTTTCTGAGTGCCAGCCTGCTGGAAGTGATGCTGGTGTGGGCAGTGGTGATTTTCCTGCCGGCTTTCACCGCCTGGCGTAACAAGCGCTATGCCATTACCGTGTTCATGGCCTTGCTGGTGGCCTTGCCGGTGGCGCTGATCTGGCCGCTGGAACTGGCACGCGGCTACCCGGCGCTGTTCCGTCTGTGGTGGGAGCATCACGCGCTCGGACCTCTGGATGGCTTTGGCAAGGTCAGCCTGTTCCACGGCTTTGGCTACTACACTTTCAATACCATCTGGTTTGCCTGGCCGGCCTGGCCGCTTGCCGCCTGGACGCTGTACCGCAACCGCAAGTACGAACTGCCCATGTTGCAGTTGCCGCTGATGTTTTTTGCCGTGGTGCTGATCATGCTGACGCTGTCCGAGCGCAAGAGCATGGATTACGCCATGCCCTTGCTGCTGCCGCTGGCGCTGCTGGCCGCGGTGGAGCTGGATAATCTGCGCCGTGGCGCGGCAGCCTTTCTCAACTGGTTTGGCCTGATGGCGTTCGGGGTGTTCGGCCTGCTGATCTGGGCCGGCTGGGCGGCAATGAACTATGGCTGGCCGGAGCGCCTGGCCGGGCGCGCGCAGTATTTCAGCCCTTACTATGTGCCGCATGTCTCGGTATTGGCGGCTGTTTTTGCCGTCCTGGCCACCATCACCTGGATCTGGGCAGTCACCCGCAGCCATTTGCGTGGCCGGCAGGCCATTACCAACTGGGCAGCCGGGCTGACCCTATGCTGGGGGCTGGCCCTCAGTCTGTGGCTGCCGTGGCTGGATGCGGCCAAGAGCTATCGCCCGGTGGTGGAAAGCATGCGCCGCGCCTTGCCCGCGGTGGTGGCCGACAATACCCAATGCATTGCCACCGAGCGTCAGAATATGGTGGCGCGCATCAGTTGGCACTATTACGCCGGGATTGATCTGGTGGCCTATCCTGCCGGGGAGAGCAGCCCCTGCGATTATCTGCTGCTGATGCGTTCCCGTAGCGAAGGACTGGCCGAGCCCGGCTGGGCCTTGCTGTGGCAGGGGTCCAGACCGCGCGAGAAGTACGAGCTGTTCGGCCTGTTCCGGCGCTCCGCCCACTAG
- the rpmE gene encoding 50S ribosomal protein L31: MRADIHPNYVEVAVTCSCGNTFTTKSTMGKNAFHIEVCSSCHPFYTGKQKIVDTAGRIDKFNQKFGGFFKR; encoded by the coding sequence ATGCGCGCTGACATTCACCCGAATTATGTAGAAGTTGCTGTTACCTGCTCCTGCGGTAACACCTTCACCACCAAGTCCACCATGGGCAAAAACGCCTTCCATATCGAAGTGTGCTCCAGCTGCCACCCGTTCTACACTGGTAAGCAGAAGATTGTTGATACCGCCGGCCGTATCGACAAGTTCAACCAGAAGTTCGGTGGCTTCTTCAAGCGCTAA
- a CDS encoding acetoacetate--CoA ligase has product MQQLTQPIWQPSAERIAGSHLHAFTRLAEAAYDRALPDYQTLWQASVDDPGRFWALVWDYCGVLGDKGGSALEQADNMLAARFFPEARLNYAENLLRHDGDATALVFWGEDKVKSRYSWQQLRQLVSRLQQAMQAAGIVAGDRVAGFLPNMPETVAAMLAATSLGAVWTSCSPDFGIDGAIDRFGQTEPKLLFCPDGYWYGGKQIDIRDKMQALAAGLPSVQQFIAVPYLGETAAFAASLPRTITLDDFIARFTARPLQFVRVKFNHPLFILYSSGTTGKPKCIVHGTGGSLLQHLKEHQLHADIHHGDHLFYFTTCGWMMWNWLVSGLASGAALMLYDGSPFANQGRILWEYAQQWQFTQFGTSAKYIDGLRKINLTPATQYRLDALRAVFSTGSPLMAESFDWVYANIKQDINLASISGGTDIVSCFALGCANLPVYRGELQCRGLGMAVDIFNSYGRPVRQEKGELVCTRPFPSMPVGFWQDEQGSKYRQAYFGRFDNVWCHGDYAELTAHNGMVIYGRSDAVLNPGGVRIGTAEIYRQVESFPEVVESLAVGQRWQDDERVVLFVRLQQGQVLDDALVNRLREQIKRGASPRHVPARIIAVADIPRTISGKIVELAVKNVIHGEPVNNLSALANPEALQLFANLQQLQN; this is encoded by the coding sequence ATGCAGCAGCTCACCCAGCCCATCTGGCAACCATCCGCCGAACGTATCGCAGGCTCCCACCTGCATGCCTTTACCCGCCTGGCCGAAGCAGCCTACGACCGCGCGCTGCCCGATTACCAGACACTGTGGCAAGCCAGCGTGGACGATCCGGGCCGCTTCTGGGCGCTGGTGTGGGATTACTGCGGGGTGCTGGGTGACAAGGGTGGCAGCGCGCTGGAGCAGGCGGACAATATGCTGGCTGCGCGCTTTTTCCCCGAAGCCCGGCTCAATTACGCAGAAAACCTGCTGCGTCACGATGGCGATGCCACCGCCCTGGTGTTCTGGGGTGAAGACAAGGTCAAATCCCGCTACAGCTGGCAGCAGTTGCGCCAACTGGTGTCCCGCTTGCAGCAAGCCATGCAGGCCGCCGGCATTGTGGCAGGCGACCGCGTGGCCGGTTTCCTGCCCAATATGCCGGAAACCGTGGCCGCCATGCTGGCCGCCACCAGCCTGGGTGCGGTATGGACCAGTTGTTCGCCCGACTTTGGCATCGACGGTGCCATCGACCGCTTCGGCCAGACCGAACCCAAGCTGCTGTTCTGCCCGGATGGTTACTGGTATGGCGGCAAGCAGATCGACATCCGCGACAAGATGCAGGCGCTGGCAGCCGGCCTGCCTTCGGTGCAGCAGTTCATTGCCGTCCCCTATCTGGGCGAAACCGCTGCTTTTGCCGCCAGCCTGCCGCGCACCATTACGCTGGACGATTTCATTGCCCGTTTCACTGCGCGCCCCTTGCAGTTTGTCCGGGTGAAATTCAACCATCCGCTGTTCATCCTGTATTCCAGCGGCACCACCGGCAAACCCAAATGCATCGTGCATGGCACTGGCGGCAGCTTGCTGCAGCATTTGAAGGAACACCAGCTGCACGCCGACATTCACCACGGCGACCACCTGTTTTACTTCACCACCTGCGGCTGGATGATGTGGAACTGGCTGGTATCCGGCCTGGCCAGCGGTGCGGCGCTGATGCTGTATGACGGCTCGCCGTTTGCCAATCAGGGACGCATTCTGTGGGAGTATGCGCAGCAATGGCAATTCACCCAGTTTGGCACCTCGGCCAAATACATTGATGGCCTGCGCAAGATCAACCTGACTCCTGCCACGCAATACCGGCTGGATGCACTACGTGCAGTGTTCTCCACCGGCTCGCCGCTGATGGCGGAAAGCTTTGACTGGGTGTACGCCAACATCAAGCAGGACATCAATCTGGCCTCCATTTCCGGCGGTACCGACATTGTGTCCTGCTTTGCGCTGGGCTGCGCCAACCTGCCGGTGTACCGAGGCGAACTGCAATGCCGTGGCCTGGGCATGGCGGTGGACATCTTCAACAGTTACGGCAGACCGGTACGGCAGGAGAAAGGCGAGCTGGTATGCACCCGCCCCTTCCCCTCCATGCCGGTGGGGTTCTGGCAGGACGAGCAGGGCAGCAAATACCGTCAGGCCTATTTTGGCCGCTTCGATAATGTGTGGTGCCACGGTGACTACGCCGAACTCACCGCCCACAACGGCATGGTGATTTATGGCCGTTCCGATGCGGTGCTCAACCCCGGTGGCGTGCGTATCGGCACCGCGGAAATCTACCGTCAGGTGGAAAGCTTCCCGGAAGTAGTGGAAAGCCTGGCCGTGGGTCAACGCTGGCAGGACGACGAGCGCGTGGTGTTGTTTGTCCGGCTGCAGCAGGGCCAGGTGCTGGATGACGCGCTGGTCAACCGGCTGCGTGAGCAGATCAAGCGTGGCGCCAGCCCGCGTCATGTCCCGGCGCGCATCATTGCGGTGGCGGATATTCCACGCACCATCAGCGGCAAGATTGTCGAACTGGCAGTGAAAAACGTGATTCACGGCGAGCCGGTGAATAATCTCAGTGCGCTGGCCAACCCGGAAGCGCTGCAACTGTTTGCCAATCTGCAGCAGTTGCAAAACTAG
- a CDS encoding acetyl/propionyl/methylcrotonyl-CoA carboxylase subunit alpha translates to MFKKILIANRGEIACRVIKTARQLGIATVAVYSDADADARFVRLADEAWRLGPAPAAESYLKAGLILDIARQSGAEAIHPGYGFLSENADFAAACAAAGIAFIGPPASAIAAMGSKSAAKALMEQAAVPLVPGYHGERQEPDFLHQQADRIGYPVLIKASAGGGGKGMRIVERSEDFAAALASCQREAAASFGDDKVLVEKYLPRSRHVEIQVFADSLGGCVYLFERDCSVQRRHQKVLEEAPAPDLPVSTRQAMGEAGCAAARAVGYVGAGTVEFIMAVQDDGRPGDFYFMEMNTRLQVEHPVTEMITRQDLVAWQLQVAAGQPLPLRQDELKIHGHAIEARIYAEDPDKGFLPATGQLIHLATPAESAQVRIDTGVEQGDSISPFYDPMIAKLIVWGENRAAALQQLDAALAQYQVAGVTTNIAFLRRIVQHHSFASGAVDTGLIARYQDALLPPAVPASGEQLAVLALAQTLGAQTDFPVRAGWRLNGQLETIQQFMHGDTLHSVSLRHLEHGFAVTVAGQTYQAMARLQHGEWHVTLDGQQLRATVICQQQQRVLFLQGERLEASWVDPYAASAEEVHGATHLKAPMPGRVVALLASSGQQVSKGEPLLILEAMKMEHTIHAPADGVVQAFYFAAGEQVCDGDELLDFDAD, encoded by the coding sequence ATGTTCAAGAAAATACTCATTGCCAACCGCGGGGAAATCGCCTGCCGGGTGATCAAGACCGCGCGCCAGCTGGGCATTGCCACTGTTGCCGTTTATTCCGATGCCGATGCCGATGCCCGCTTTGTCAGACTGGCCGATGAAGCCTGGCGACTGGGTCCGGCTCCGGCGGCGGAATCCTATCTCAAGGCCGGGCTGATTCTGGACATTGCCCGCCAGAGCGGTGCCGAGGCCATCCACCCCGGTTATGGCTTTTTGTCGGAAAACGCTGACTTTGCCGCCGCCTGCGCTGCCGCCGGCATCGCCTTCATCGGCCCGCCGGCCAGCGCCATTGCCGCCATGGGCAGCAAGTCCGCCGCCAAGGCACTGATGGAGCAAGCAGCCGTACCGCTGGTGCCGGGCTATCACGGCGAGCGCCAGGAGCCGGATTTCCTGCACCAGCAGGCCGACCGTATCGGCTATCCGGTACTGATCAAGGCCAGCGCCGGTGGCGGTGGCAAGGGCATGCGCATTGTCGAGCGCAGCGAGGATTTCGCCGCTGCGCTGGCCTCCTGCCAGCGCGAAGCGGCCGCCAGCTTTGGTGACGACAAGGTGCTGGTGGAGAAATACCTGCCGCGTTCGCGCCATGTGGAAATCCAGGTATTTGCCGACAGCCTGGGAGGCTGTGTCTACCTGTTCGAGCGCGACTGCTCGGTGCAGCGCCGCCATCAGAAAGTACTGGAAGAAGCCCCGGCACCGGATTTGCCGGTCAGCACCCGGCAGGCGATGGGCGAAGCCGGCTGCGCCGCCGCCCGTGCGGTGGGCTATGTCGGTGCGGGGACGGTGGAATTCATCATGGCGGTACAGGACGATGGCCGCCCCGGTGACTTTTACTTCATGGAAATGAACACCCGCCTGCAGGTAGAACACCCGGTGACCGAAATGATCACCCGGCAAGACCTGGTGGCCTGGCAATTGCAAGTGGCCGCCGGTCAGCCGCTGCCGCTGCGGCAGGACGAGTTGAAGATTCACGGTCACGCCATCGAGGCGCGCATTTATGCGGAAGACCCGGACAAGGGCTTCCTGCCCGCCACCGGCCAGCTGATTCACCTGGCCACCCCCGCAGAAAGCGCTCAGGTACGCATTGATACCGGGGTGGAACAAGGCGACAGCATCAGCCCCTTCTACGACCCGATGATTGCCAAGCTGATCGTGTGGGGTGAAAACCGGGCTGCCGCCTTGCAACAGTTGGACGCGGCACTGGCGCAGTATCAGGTGGCCGGTGTCACCACCAATATCGCCTTCCTGCGCCGCATTGTGCAGCACCACAGCTTTGCCAGCGGTGCGGTGGATACCGGCCTGATCGCCCGCTATCAGGATGCCTTGCTGCCACCGGCCGTCCCGGCCAGTGGCGAGCAGCTGGCCGTGCTGGCGCTGGCCCAGACGCTGGGCGCGCAGACGGACTTCCCGGTGCGCGCGGGCTGGCGTCTGAATGGGCAACTGGAAACCATCCAGCAATTCATGCACGGCGACACCCTGCACAGCGTCAGCCTGCGCCATCTGGAGCACGGTTTTGCCGTGACGGTGGCAGGACAGACATATCAGGCCATGGCACGGCTGCAACACGGTGAATGGCATGTCACGCTGGACGGGCAACAACTGCGCGCCACCGTCATCTGCCAGCAGCAGCAGCGGGTGTTGTTCCTGCAAGGCGAACGGCTGGAAGCAAGCTGGGTGGACCCCTACGCCGCCAGCGCCGAAGAAGTGCATGGCGCCACCCACCTGAAAGCACCGATGCCTGGGCGGGTAGTGGCCTTGCTGGCCAGTAGCGGGCAGCAGGTGAGCAAGGGGGAGCCCCTGTTAATTCTGGAAGCCATGAAAATGGAACACACCATCCATGCACCTGCCGACGGCGTGGTGCAGGCCTTCTATTTCGCCGCTGGCGAACAAGTGTGTGATGGCGACGAGTTGCTCGACTTCGACGCCGACTGA